CCAGCAGCTGCCGGGCCCGTTCGTCGGCGACCGCGCCGCTGCCCAGCGCCACCACGCCCTGGTAGCGCAGTGCCCGCTCCACCACCGGGCGCTCGAGCGCCCGGAAGGCCGGCTCGCCGTCTTCGACGAAGATGTCGCCGACCGGCTTGCGGGCAACCGAGGCCACCTCGTCGTCGGTGTCCAGGAAGCCGACGCCGAGCCGGTCCGCGAGCAGCGGCCCGACCGTGGACTTGCCCGAGCCAGGCGGGCCTATCAA
This is a stretch of genomic DNA from Sporichthyaceae bacterium. It encodes these proteins:
- a CDS encoding shikimate kinase, with amino-acid sequence MILIGPPGSGKSTVGPLLADRLGVGFLDTDDEVASVARKPVGDIFVEDGEPAFRALERPVVERALRYQGVVALGSGAVADERARQLL